One Deltaproteobacteria bacterium genomic region harbors:
- a CDS encoding lactate utilization protein: MPEFKAYKERLRKAARDPKISLALERAIRSYRKNVDEALKKFPHTLELAEEVRRIKEESISRMEDLVEQACETIRENKGVAFVARTPQEALKIIDDIVGSGKLIVKGKSLTGEEIELREHLEEQGNEVYETDLGEYIIQLLGTRPMHLLAPAIHVPKEDVAKLLSRVTGHEVPPDIKAEVATVREILRDKFFRADVGMSGANVLAADTGTLFQIENEGNIRLSTSAPPVYIALVGMEKVVPTIEEAFKVAEVTWRFAGYTIPAYVNLVSNPSKTGDIEKTTTYGAHGPKEMYVIFLDAGRSQLAKDPVFREALYCLRCGGCLYECPLFAATAGYFGDKYFGSIGAIWTAFVTGDLVKAAPLTYSCLNCGRCKVRCPMKIDASQMCLELRRRIVEGSPTD; encoded by the coding sequence ATGCCCGAATTCAAGGCCTACAAAGAGAGATTGAGAAAGGCCGCCCGTGATCCAAAGATCAGTTTGGCCCTAGAGAGGGCCATCAGGAGCTATCGTAAAAATGTTGATGAGGCCCTGAAGAAATTCCCCCATACCCTGGAGTTGGCCGAGGAGGTCAGGCGGATCAAGGAGGAGTCCATCTCCCGCATGGAGGACTTGGTCGAGCAGGCGTGTGAGACCATCCGAGAGAACAAGGGTGTGGCCTTTGTGGCCCGCACCCCTCAGGAGGCCCTGAAGATCATCGATGATATTGTGGGTTCTGGTAAACTCATCGTCAAGGGGAAGAGCTTAACCGGGGAGGAGATAGAGCTCCGCGAACACCTCGAGGAGCAGGGGAACGAGGTCTACGAGACAGACCTGGGGGAATATATTATCCAGCTATTGGGGACAAGGCCGATGCACCTGCTTGCCCCGGCCATCCATGTCCCCAAGGAGGATGTGGCCAAACTCCTATCCCGGGTCACCGGGCATGAGGTCCCCCCGGATATCAAGGCCGAGGTGGCCACGGTGAGGGAGATCCTGCGGGATAAGTTCTTCCGCGCCGATGTGGGGATGAGCGGTGCCAATGTGCTAGCGGCGGACACCGGCACCCTCTTTCAGATAGAAAACGAGGGGAACATCCGACTCTCAACCTCCGCCCCTCCTGTCTACATCGCCCTGGTGGGTATGGAGAAGGTGGTCCCGACCATAGAGGAGGCCTTCAAGGTAGCAGAGGTGACTTGGAGGTTTGCCGGCTATACAATCCCTGCCTATGTTAACCTCGTCTCCAACCCCAGTAAGACAGGAGACATCGAGAAGACCACCACCTATGGGGCCCACGGCCCCAAGGAGATGTACGTGATCTTTCTGGATGCAGGGCGCAGCCAGCTCGCCAAAGACCCCGTGTTCCGGGAGGCCCTCTATTGCCTGCGCTGTGGCGGCTGTCTCTACGAGTGCCCCCTCTTTGCCGCCACTGCTGGCTACTTCGGTGACAAGTACTTCGGCAGCATCGGGGCCATCTGGACCGCCTTTGTCACCGGAGATCTAGTCAAGGCTGCCCCCCTGACTTACTCCTGCCTCAACTGTGGGCGGTGCAAGGTGCGTTGCCCCATGAAGATCGATGCCTCCCAGATGTGCCTGGAGCTGAGGAGACGGATCGTAGAAGGATCACCGACAGACTGA
- a CDS encoding ubiquinone/menaquinone biosynthesis methyltransferase produces MEKREFVRRSFASIAVSYDLLNTLLSFCLDRWWRREAVKVLGHLDKGLVLDACAGTMRLGKNFLRRWPKARVLALDFSLEMLRGGIKRTKNSSIIPVCGDAEGLPFRDETFDRVAVGFGVRNLEDPQRGVEELFRVLKRGGRLVILEFGRPTLPVFKDLYRWYLSRVIPWIGGLISRQKETYRYLHDSIMAFYELEELVAVMKKAGFSQIRCRELTLGIANLYIGEK; encoded by the coding sequence ATGGAAAAACGGGAGTTTGTGCGCCGCAGCTTTGCCTCCATCGCGGTCAGTTACGACCTGCTGAACACCCTGCTCAGCTTCTGCCTGGATAGGTGGTGGAGGAGAGAGGCCGTAAAGGTCCTAGGTCATTTGGACAAGGGGCTTGTGCTGGACGCCTGTGCTGGGACCATGCGGTTGGGGAAGAACTTTTTGCGCAGGTGGCCTAAGGCAAGGGTGTTGGCCCTCGATTTCTCCCTGGAGATGCTGAGGGGGGGGATAAAGAGGACGAAGAACTCTTCCATCATCCCGGTATGCGGTGACGCCGAGGGGCTTCCCTTTCGAGACGAGACCTTCGACAGGGTAGCAGTAGGCTTCGGGGTCAGGAACCTGGAGGACCCACAGAGGGGGGTCGAGGAGCTGTTCCGGGTCCTCAAGAGGGGAGGGAGATTGGTGATCCTGGAGTTCGGAAGACCCACCCTACCCGTATTCAAGGATCTCTATCGATGGTACCTCTCGCGGGTCATCCCCTGGATTGGGGGGCTCATCTCCCGCCAAAAGGAGACCTATCGCTACTTGCACGATTCCATCATGGCCTTTTATGAGCTGGAGGAACTGGTGGCCGTGATGAAGAAAGCGGGCTTCTCCCAGATCCGCTGCCGTGAACTGACTTTGGGCATCGCCAACCTGTACATAGGGGAGAAATAA
- a CDS encoding patatin-like phospholipase family protein, with protein sequence MMLKMKYYWIITIFILIQLFLSACATFPYYSHYNVKADPQKKITHKPKAPSGAYLASEDVQWEVDWQCRNNWQFDKNTMFFNPIDACPKNDNNFIGIAISGGGSRSAVFSAAVFFELERYGILQQVDVISSVSGGSFTAAYYVLSCDDARNCPPTVEGPDRFKWDPKDVFPKLERNFIARWISNSFWIENIVRYWLTYYDRTDVMVETIADNLYDNSLLGGKGFRFQDLNPQRPYLIINATNNTENVSETRIFSFTRQHFDELQSSLDRYPIANAVMASSAFPAVFQSVTLKDFSKKDDQYVHLFDGGASDNLGISSLREILERNNDSDSKKLIILIDAYNPTHGKNPRDPNPRSFIDYFVDTNFLDAYETLMAELRHGKTNELQKWLEENNGKLVHLQFSDLKENHPELYETVKKIETNLYIKRNEAACLKHAARILVREKMDELRNNSLWEGLIQFPPRKGYELQPCTTKREK encoded by the coding sequence ATGATGTTGAAGATGAAGTATTATTGGATCATAACGATTTTTATACTCATACAATTGTTTCTTTCAGCCTGCGCCACCTTCCCTTATTATAGTCACTATAATGTAAAAGCCGATCCTCAAAAGAAAATAACACACAAGCCAAAAGCTCCTTCAGGTGCTTATTTGGCTTCAGAGGATGTTCAGTGGGAAGTTGATTGGCAGTGTCGAAACAACTGGCAGTTTGACAAGAATACGATGTTTTTTAACCCAATTGATGCCTGCCCAAAAAATGATAATAACTTTATCGGCATTGCTATCTCAGGAGGTGGAAGCCGTTCCGCGGTATTTTCTGCAGCAGTATTTTTTGAATTGGAACGCTACGGAATTCTCCAACAAGTTGATGTAATATCTTCTGTTTCTGGAGGTTCATTTACGGCAGCATATTACGTACTCAGTTGTGATGACGCGCGGAATTGTCCACCTACCGTGGAAGGACCCGATAGGTTTAAGTGGGATCCAAAGGATGTGTTTCCAAAGCTGGAAAGGAACTTTATTGCCAGATGGATATCAAACTCGTTTTGGATTGAAAATATAGTACGTTATTGGTTAACTTATTATGACCGTACCGATGTTATGGTGGAAACTATCGCAGACAATTTGTATGATAATTCTTTGTTAGGAGGTAAAGGTTTTCGTTTCCAAGATTTGAACCCTCAAAGACCTTATTTGATTATCAATGCTACCAATAATACGGAAAATGTTAGTGAAACACGGATCTTTTCTTTTACAAGGCAACACTTTGATGAGCTTCAATCAAGTTTAGATAGATACCCAATTGCCAATGCCGTCATGGCTTCATCTGCGTTTCCAGCAGTTTTTCAGTCCGTAACACTGAAAGATTTCTCTAAGAAAGATGATCAGTATGTCCACCTCTTTGATGGTGGTGCATCTGATAACCTTGGCATATCATCTTTAAGGGAGATCCTGGAAAGGAACAATGATAGCGACTCAAAAAAATTAATAATTCTCATTGACGCATATAATCCAACCCACGGGAAAAATCCAAGAGATCCAAATCCAAGAAGTTTTATTGATTACTTTGTTGATACAAACTTTCTCGATGCATACGAGACTTTAATGGCTGAATTGCGTCATGGAAAGACGAATGAGCTCCAAAAATGGTTGGAGGAAAACAATGGAAAACTGGTTCATCTGCAATTTTCAGACTTGAAAGAGAATCATCCTGAGCTATATGAAACCGTGAAGAAAATAGAAACAAACTTATATATAAAGCGAAATGAAGCAGCTTGCTTAAAGCATGCTGCTAGAATTTTAGTGCGAGAAAAAATGGATGAGTTAAGAAATAATAGCCTTTGGGAAGGTTTAATTCAATTTCCTCCGAGAAAAGGATATGAACTTCAACCATGTACAACGAAGCGAGAAAAATAG
- a CDS encoding MBL fold metallo-hydrolase, translating into MIFNRTGRVRDDFYVLGHPWSPVYLLDGWRPVLFEAGFCCLGRIYEEAIRAVLGRCRPEILFITHVHYDHCGATFYLKKVFPGLQVAASSIAAQIIERPNAQKLMRTLSQNVISLVTGVDRTKLLNEPFEPFKVDMILSDGQVVELEEGLTVQVLATPGHTRDLLSYYIPEKKILIATEAAGCADLTGHIVTEFLVDYETYLAGLKRLAALEVEVLCQGHHFVFVGAAVKDFFARSIESTERFRARVEELLRAERGSVERVVARIKAEEHDDKPLPKQPEKAYLLNLRARVNHLAERLRDI; encoded by the coding sequence TTGATCTTCAACCGAACAGGTAGGGTCAGGGACGATTTCTACGTTTTGGGCCATCCCTGGTCGCCCGTCTACCTTTTGGATGGATGGCGGCCGGTTCTTTTTGAGGCCGGCTTCTGCTGTCTGGGTAGAATCTACGAGGAGGCCATTCGGGCGGTTTTAGGAAGGTGCAGACCAGAGATTCTTTTTATTACCCATGTCCACTACGACCACTGCGGTGCGACGTTCTACCTCAAGAAGGTCTTTCCCGGGCTCCAGGTGGCCGCGTCATCAATAGCAGCCCAGATCATAGAGCGACCAAACGCCCAAAAACTGATGAGAACCTTGAGCCAAAACGTAATTTCGTTGGTTACTGGGGTGGATAGGACCAAGCTGCTTAATGAGCCCTTCGAGCCATTTAAAGTGGATATGATCTTAAGCGATGGACAGGTGGTTGAGCTTGAAGAGGGTTTGACCGTTCAAGTTCTGGCAACCCCTGGCCACACCCGCGATCTTCTAAGCTACTATATACCAGAAAAAAAGATTCTCATCGCCACCGAGGCTGCAGGTTGCGCTGATCTGACCGGTCACATCGTCACGGAGTTCCTAGTTGACTATGAAACCTACCTAGCTGGGCTGAAGCGCCTGGCTGCCTTAGAGGTGGAGGTCTTATGTCAGGGGCACCACTTTGTCTTTGTCGGTGCGGCGGTCAAGGACTTTTTTGCCCGCTCTATCGAATCGACCGAGAGGTTCAGAGCCAGAGTGGAAGAGCTTTTGCGGGCCGAAAGGGGATCAGTCGAGCGAGTCGTGGCCCGGATTAAGGCTGAAGAGCACGACGACAAACCGTTGCCTAAACAGCCAGAAAAGGCCTACCTACTTAACTTAAGGGCCCGGGTGAACCATTTAGCTGAGAGACTTAGGGATATTTAG
- a CDS encoding aldehyde:ferredoxin oxidoreductase: MIIAEMDYTPAEIVRGYTDRILRVDLTGSRIETEILPDDFKERWIGGRGYALKLIWDGTNEKTRYDSPENILVLAGGPLGAEPLFPGTGKFIAGTISPLTGTFIDSNVGGHFAPLLKLSGFDALAITGIAPEEVVLIIDGDAGKIRLIKAPQGEGAISYATELMETLCQGKGPENVAAIATGIGGKNSSFGIINSLFYDTRRRRVRSKQAGRGGTGTVMRHKGLKAIVVTNSLPRSKANRPANPEMVKEAGRKLKHVIRTQDPCYMNLRAWGTIVLIDYMNKYDILPVHNYQVGTHEEAHRLYSGVFKKEYFSSGYQDGCYYGCNLACAKGVEDITLKSGPYRGRKVSVDGPEYETAAIGPATGIFDPQFALEYNWYCDEYGLDTISTGVTMAFLMECFQRGFLTTDDIGHPLMWGDSERVLRLVHEIASGEGFGKIAGKGVRFLKGWVAETYGRNNNGDKDTILQELRKFGMECKGLEFSMYITKESLAQQGGYGFALKGAQHDEAWMIFMDQVHNELPTFELKAKALKWFPLFRTWFNATGLCKLPWIDVRHPEAANTPEPAKNLPSAQYFVEYYNGTVGINKTLDDLLKDSERLYTLQKLINLRHGVGTRGHDQIPLRAMSPVFVEEYRSRQERYDNQLAEMLGSKERLPINLQQRLDLLIGIRQKQYQELCDAVYKEKGYDRNGVPTQETLAKFDLSDAETQALIEKYGAKG; the protein is encoded by the coding sequence ATGATTATTGCCGAAATGGACTACACCCCTGCTGAGATAGTCCGGGGATATACTGACAGGATACTGAGGGTTGACCTTACGGGTAGCAGGATAGAGACTGAGATACTACCCGATGACTTCAAGGAGAGGTGGATTGGGGGTCGGGGGTATGCCTTAAAACTGATTTGGGATGGGACCAATGAAAAGACCCGTTATGACAGTCCAGAGAACATCCTTGTCCTTGCTGGAGGGCCATTGGGGGCAGAACCCCTCTTCCCAGGCACTGGAAAATTCATAGCAGGCACCATCTCTCCCCTGACAGGGACCTTCATCGACTCCAATGTTGGGGGACACTTTGCCCCACTGCTCAAGCTTTCCGGTTTCGATGCCTTGGCGATCACAGGTATCGCCCCTGAGGAGGTAGTCCTCATTATTGATGGAGATGCAGGAAAGATCAGACTGATTAAAGCCCCCCAGGGAGAGGGTGCCATAAGCTATGCAACCGAACTGATGGAGACCCTTTGCCAGGGGAAAGGGCCTGAAAATGTCGCTGCAATCGCTACTGGCATAGGAGGAAAAAATTCCTCCTTTGGTATCATCAACAGCCTATTTTACGACACCAGGCGCAGGCGTGTCCGCTCAAAGCAGGCAGGTCGGGGCGGCACAGGGACTGTGATGAGGCACAAAGGGTTAAAGGCCATTGTAGTCACAAATAGCCTCCCTAGGTCCAAGGCCAATCGTCCTGCCAACCCAGAGATGGTTAAAGAAGCTGGGCGTAAGCTGAAACATGTTATCAGGACCCAGGATCCCTGCTATATGAACCTCAGGGCATGGGGAACCATTGTCCTCATTGACTACATGAATAAATACGATATACTGCCGGTTCACAACTATCAGGTGGGTACCCATGAAGAGGCTCACCGTCTCTATAGCGGCGTCTTTAAAAAGGAGTATTTTTCCTCTGGATACCAGGACGGATGTTATTATGGATGCAACCTCGCCTGTGCCAAAGGTGTGGAGGATATCACCCTAAAATCGGGCCCCTACAGAGGCAGGAAGGTAAGTGTAGATGGCCCGGAATACGAGACAGCAGCTATCGGACCAGCAACAGGCATCTTCGATCCCCAGTTCGCCCTAGAGTATAACTGGTACTGTGACGAGTATGGCCTCGATACCATCTCGACAGGGGTTACCATGGCGTTTCTCATGGAATGTTTCCAACGTGGATTCTTAACGACCGATGATATCGGCCATCCCCTCATGTGGGGAGATAGTGAGAGGGTACTACGTCTGGTCCACGAGATTGCCTCAGGGGAGGGATTCGGGAAAATAGCTGGAAAGGGAGTCCGTTTCCTTAAGGGTTGGGTCGCTGAGACCTACGGTCGTAACAATAACGGGGATAAAGATACCATACTCCAAGAATTGAGAAAATTTGGAATGGAATGCAAGGGACTTGAGTTTTCTATGTACATTACCAAAGAGTCGCTGGCCCAGCAGGGGGGGTACGGCTTCGCCCTCAAAGGGGCACAGCATGATGAGGCTTGGATGATATTCATGGATCAGGTACACAACGAGCTGCCTACCTTCGAACTGAAGGCGAAGGCCCTTAAGTGGTTCCCACTGTTTCGCACCTGGTTTAACGCTACAGGACTGTGCAAGCTTCCTTGGATCGATGTGCGACATCCAGAGGCCGCCAATACCCCTGAGCCAGCCAAAAACCTTCCCAGCGCCCAATACTTTGTAGAATACTACAACGGGACTGTGGGGATCAACAAGACCTTAGATGATCTACTCAAAGATTCAGAACGTCTTTACACCTTGCAGAAACTCATAAATCTCAGGCATGGTGTAGGTACCCGAGGGCACGATCAGATCCCTTTGCGCGCCATGAGCCCTGTCTTTGTTGAAGAATACAGGTCGCGGCAGGAACGCTACGATAATCAATTGGCTGAGATGCTAGGTAGTAAGGAGAGGTTGCCCATAAACCTCCAGCAACGACTTGATCTCCTTATCGGCATCCGCCAGAAACAGTACCAAGAACTATGCGATGCCGTATATAAAGAAAAAGGTTATGATCGAAATGGCGTCCCCACACAAGAGACCCTGGCCAAGTTTGACCTGTCGGACGCAGAGACTCAGGCCCTCATAGAAAAATATGGGGCCAAAGGCTGA